One genomic segment of Flavobacteriales bacterium includes these proteins:
- a CDS encoding DUF2795 domain-containing protein, with product MYWTLELASKLEDAPWPANKDELIDFAIRSGAPMEVVENLQELEDDGEMFDSIEDIWPDYPDKDDFFFNEDEY from the coding sequence ATGTATTGGACATTAGAATTAGCCTCAAAATTAGAAGACGCGCCTTGGCCAGCGAACAAAGATGAGTTAATTGATTTTGCTATTCGCTCTGGTGCACCAATGGAAGTTGTAGAAAACCTTCAAGAACTTGAAGACGACGGAGAAATGTTTGATTCAATTGAAGATATTTGGCCAGACTATCCAGATAAAGACGACTTCTTCTTTAATGAAGATGAGTACTAA
- a CDS encoding cob(I)yrinic acid a,c-diamide adenosyltransferase, with product MKVYTKKGDKGTTQLIGGKRVPKNHERIDAYGTVDELNSYMGLLRDQSVDKETQELIITIQNKLFTIGALLANQDGNNKMKLPFIDEKDVSQLENEIDKMNGSLPEMRSFILPGGHTTVSFCHIARCVCRRAERLTIQIGEDVLQFEIILKYLNRLSDYLFVLSRYLSKNLNAKEIPWISGK from the coding sequence ATGAAAGTGTACACGAAAAAAGGCGATAAAGGAACTACTCAACTAATAGGAGGAAAAAGAGTACCTAAAAATCACGAAAGAATTGATGCTTATGGAACTGTTGACGAACTAAATTCGTACATGGGCTTACTAAGAGACCAAAGTGTTGATAAGGAAACTCAAGAACTTATTATCACAATTCAAAATAAACTTTTCACCATTGGTGCTTTACTCGCTAACCAAGATGGTAACAACAAAATGAAATTACCCTTTATAGATGAAAAAGATGTAAGCCAGCTAGAAAACGAAATTGATAAAATGAATGGGTCATTACCAGAAATGCGGTCATTCATATTGCCAGGCGGTCACACTACAGTGTCATTTTGCCATATAGCTAGGTGTGTATGTAGGCGAGCAGAACGATTAACCATCCAAATTGGTGAAGACGTATTACAATTTGAAATAATTCTAAAATACCTCAATAGACTCTCTGACTATCTATTTGTATTGAGCAGATATCTGTCTAAAAATCTGAATGCGAAAGAAATCCCATGGATTTCAGGTAAATAA